In Phragmites australis chromosome 18, lpPhrAust1.1, whole genome shotgun sequence, the genomic window CATCCTGGAGTCAACTGCATAAGGTAATAACCAACTGCTCCTGTTGACATCTTCAACTTCGATGAGACAAAACCTTATTAGTTCCTTTGCTTCTTAGTTTTACAGGAGGTGATACTGGTATAGCCATTTCAAAGAAGGCTGGAATGGTCCCTCTTCAGATGGAGCTTGGAGGGAAAGATGCTTGCATTGTGCTAGAGGATGCAGATCTCGATTTAGTCGCAGCAAATATAGTAAAGGGTGGCTTCTCTTACAGGTACTAAATAATGATTTTGATTGTCCGAAACTTTATAGAGCCAAAACACATTTATCTTATTTATTTGGTCTGTTGGACACTTGAGCTTGTTGTAAATCTTCCCACCGCAATTTCTCAGAAGAGTGAAAGCAAAAATTGGAAATCAATAAAACTTTTTGGATAAGATTTTAGCTAACAGAACATGACACGTTGTATCCAATTTGGTGGTTATGCACACAAGATAGTGTTGTCATTTGCCTTTCCTCGGCTTCCATGCTTCCATCCTTATATTGTGAATTATCAATAATTGTATTACTAGTATTGTGAATAATGTACTCTACCATGTTCGGtactcttcaaagttatgctCAAATGTGTTATGATGAACGCAGTGGCCAGAGGTGCACCGCTGTCAAAGTTGTGCTGATCATGGAAGCAGTGGCTGATGCCGTGGTACAGAAGGTTAATGCCAAGTTGGCGAAACTGAAAGTTGGCTCTCCTGAGGACGACTCTGATATCACCCCAGTTGTAACAGAATCCTCGGCTAATTTTATTGAGGGCTTGGTGATGGATGCAAAGGAGAAAGGAGCAACCTTTTGCCAGGAGTATAGGAGAGAAGGCAACCTTATCTGGCCGTTGCTGTTGGATCATGTCTGCCCTGACATGAGGATTGCATGGGAAGAGCCTTTTGGCCCTGTCTTGCCTGTGATTAGAATCAACTCGGTTGAGGAAGGCATCCACCATTGCAACGCAAGCAATTTTGGCCTGCAGGTTccctcttcctccctcccttccCCTTAGCAGCAATGGATACCATTATCCagcttcttcaactcattgattGCTTCAGGGATGTGTTTTCACGAGAGACATCAACAAAGCAATCCTGATCAGTGATGCAATGGAGACTGGAACTGTGCAGATCAACTCCGCACCAGCTCGTGGACCTGACCATTTCCCCTTTCAGGTACTTGCTATCATTTCAGCAACCTACTGTGACCATAAATTTGCTCAGAGAGGTTTATTTGCTTCTGTTGTTTCTAATCCTAAGGTTTCTCTGGACTACAGGGTTTGAAGGACAGTGGCATTGGATCCCAGGGGATAACTAacagcataaacatgatgacaAAGGTGAAGAGCACTGTCATAAACCTGCCGTCACCATCCTACACCATGGGCTGAGATGTTCATGTAGAGGAGAGGAGTCATATGTTTTATAGCCCCATGAGCGCAATGTAGAGAATTCAAATGTTCCATAGCCATGTGATATTTGTACGCTATTTACGCTTCAATTCTGCCTGTACCAGATATTTTGCAGTAAAGAATAAAGTGCGTTGAAAGCATTGAGCCTTGAAGTATGCTTATTGTTGATGACCAAATGTTGTAGTTGCATCCAGTGAACTTTTTTCACAACGTAAATGGTCTCGCTACTGTAAGAGGTACACAACCGTGCAAGGTCTATTGGAGGGCAAATTTCTTATTTGCCATAAAAAACTTCCTCTTCGTTCTGTGtcattcaaaatttgaaacttcTTTCATTGCCATCAATTTTATCTTTAGTTTCTTTCTGCCATTCCATTCCGTTCAATCCTCCATCCAATTCATGGTTCACTGGTTTTGTTTCTCCAAAAAATCAGcaattttatgttttttcaaaaataatttaacTTTTTGTACGGATTCTATAGCAACCTATTTGATTGGATTTACCTAAAAAGTTGGtgcagaatttaaactaaagtttttcaaaaaagactacatttataacttctaataattattagggtctcaaataaaatcccaaaaatcttggtacattcattaatattattcttatatgataaactaatttctaaaattatttttaaccatagcttatatggtgaaaaagtaaatTACTTTGTAATACTTTATTTCCATCTATTCTACCATGATGTataatgtatataaataaagtattacaaATAAATTcacttttcaccatataacctaggtttaaaaataattttagaaattagtctatcacacaagaagaatattagtgaaattttctagattttttattttttatttgagaccataacaattgttagaatttataaaagtagtcttttttgagaaatttaatttaaattatacaccagatttttagataaatctaattaaaataagttaCACATAAATTACAGCACCCATcaaaatttttagatttttttaagaaacaaaaATGGTGAACAGTGAATTTGATGGTTGAACCAAAATCCGACATAATGGCAAGAGAGGAAGAAAGATAAAATGGAAGTTCAAAAAATTAATTGACATAGAGGGAagatgaagtttttttttatagcgAATAAGGAATTTGCCTCTATTGAAAAGGATGCATGTTAATGGCAGTGTGCCAAAATTTGGATGCCAAAGAAGTAACAAAGAGAATTTTAAGAATAACCATAAAAATCAACAGAATTTACAAGCAGTGGCCAGCCGACTTGGTCACTTGAGAACATCTCCATGAATCAATTGGGGTACAGAGCAAAGGTTCAGTACAGGCAAGTAGCAGCCACACGCTAGTGTATGTATATTTCATGATACACAAATGTATTGGAGAACCATACAAATGCTCGCTTTCCCACTGCATAAATACTCCTGTAACATGGagtaaaataaagaaaattagcATCATTTTTTGGCAACCTTTCTGAAGCCGTGTAACACAATTCGGCATATTAATTTTTGAGTCACAATTCCGGTTTGTGTATCATTGCTGTTAGGAAGAGTCTTCTCTCTAAGTCACTGTAATTGTGTCCGCCTATGTAAACAATACTCTCAACTAGTCAACAGTAGTAATTGTATCATGCATAATCTGGCATGAACTTCCGAAGGAATTTGATTGGCTGGGATTCCTCAGGCGTGAGCTCATCGAACGGAACGTAGTATCTCTCCTTGTCATACACATGGCATCTAGTCAGTATCGTTTTCATCAATCGCCAGTTCCAGTTGGCTTCATTGACATACTGCAAATAAGGTATCCAGAGAGCAGAAATGAAGCCAGTATGTAAAAAATCAGCGATGCACAAAAATAGGAGTAATTCAAATTACCTTGCCCCAGTTCTGTTTGATGGAGTCATAGGCAGCACGAAGGTTATAACTTGGAATTCTTGGAGAGATATGGTGTGGGACATGCACATTGATGTCATGACAAAGGATCTCTATCCTGGAAAAGTCCATTAGTCAGACAAAATCCAATTTTAAGAAACAAGGCGTTCCCAAGATAATTTCACTAGAGGAAATTGATTAGGTTAGCTCTGGTAGTACAAAAATTGGCACTAGACAACATGAATACTTTATCACAAAATCCACACAGCATTCTATACTTATACTGAAACTTCACTGAACTTTTCATCCATTCATCCTGAGACTAATTCTAAACTAAGGCTATGTACAATTCTACAATCCAACAATTTTGTTAAAGTAAAACATGGTTGATGGTTTACATGCTCTTTTGGCACATCCTACCAAATATGAACATGATGCTCAATATAACAAAAACATATGTTGGCGAAGTATCTTAAATTTTGTCGGTAAGATGAAACAACAAATTATGACCAGTGTCATTTTGTTGGCAACACTTTCAAATTTCAATGTAACATTGACTTCCTGTGCAACAAGAATCAGAATGGAAACGCACCATCGAGGATAGTTACAGTGAACTGTGCCATTTAATTGGGCCTGTGCAGCATTCCACTCTTCTGATGATTTGAATGGTATATGAGGAGCTGTGTGATGTACCATTGTAAAAGTGCTCATCTGAAGAGAATCATTTAAAAGATAAGAAAATTAGACTTTCAGTATACAAAGTATTAGATAATGCAGTCATTTTACAGCTTCAAACACAAATTATTATCCTTTTCGTATGCATATCTTGCTCTGTCAAACCAGCTAAAGGCAGGATATCAAACTATGGTCTGGTTTACCACTGAGATATAACTGATATAATCCATGTTAGTCCTATGAATTCAACCTATGTTCTGACCAATTTTGACCGAATCATGGGTTTCCAAAAAATCATCAAATAGCTGGCAAACTCATGGGGGCACGAACCAGTTGCTACTCACTAGTTTCTGAACACTATAAAGttctatgaataaaaaaacaacacGCACACGCgcacgcgcgcacacacacacatatatatatattgcgaGTCTATTTCGCGCCTGGGCGCAATAGTGAATTACGTTGCGCCACCCTCAGTTGCTACAGCCACTTTCGCACCACCCAAGTTACAATTAAAAACTAGTCAGTTACGATGGCACATATaggtgagttacgatcacatgataaaaagtgtataattacgagaagcattgtagtttactgttgcgccacccccagttacgactaagaaaatagtcaattacgacagcacagatagttgagttatgatcacatgacaaaaagtcagttacgatagcaactatactgatttttggatcgtaactgggGTGTGTGCAGAGGTGACCTAGTTGCGATCACAGTTACGAGTAAGAAAATAGTCAATTACGACAGCACAGATAGTTAaattacgatcacatgacaaaaaaatcaGTTACGATAGCAATTATACTGCAttttggatcgtaactggggtgtgcgcagaggtgacccagttgcaatcacatgacaaaaaggtgcataattacgactagataagGTACTcagttacgaccatatatatttgtagtaactgacctatcttgtgagtcgcaactatactgttttttggATCGTAATTGCGGGGTAgcgcaacagtgaactacagtGGGTAAAAGATTGCTAGGACATATGTGAGAACATCCCGAGTGATTCCAAAACGATTTCCTCACACGAGCaccttttagttgattttctctaaaatttccCTCTCGGTGTGATTTTGGCCAAATCCACAAAATCAATGGTGTAATCTTGATCTCTTTGAGGAGATCTTTTGGATAAAGATTCACCAGGTATGTGAGAAGCTTTGGCTAAAATTTGTTGGGTTTGGACCACGTTTGAGTGGTTTTCTAGTTTAGATTTTAAGTTTTGTGTTGCTGTTTTTCAGTTTTGCTATCAGTTCAGAACTTTCGGTTCCTATCCTAAACTTCCGTGAACAGTGTTTTTAACAACCATATCTTTTTCGGACCTTCCCATAGGTCGGAGTTATGGCTCATCAGTACTAGTCGGAGTTATTGTTCATCATTATTGGTCGGAGTATTGTTCATCATTACTGGTcggagtactgttcatctgatCGGAGAACATTTGGTGTTCGCTGTGAGCGCTATATATAAGGCATTCTTATCTGAATATCAAAAGGAAATGATATGGCTGCTGGGATACAAAAGACTCCTACACTATATCCATTTGCCTTAGAACCTTCAGCAAATTCTTTGGTGAAAGCTTGTGCAAAAGACCACATCTTTCTAGGCCATCTGACGGACTCCATGGGTCAGTTATTTATAATAGTTAAGTGTGAATTGTTAATTATCATGAGGTCTCTACTAAAATATTAAAGAAAGGTATAACAGAGTCCAAGAACATGACAATAATTACCATGGACTTGGACACTACAAACATTGCAACAAATGATGGTGACAAGAAATAATAAATGTTACCCAAAAATGATAAACCATCCATGGCATGAACCAGAACTTAAACCATCCAGCAAGCCCTGTTTTGAGAATGATCAGAGGCCATCCAATCGCCATGAATGCAAACACACATGCTAAGCTTATCTTAACCCTGGGAACTTCATTTTGTCTGAATTTGTTTAGATCAAAGTGCCAAATCAACCTGACAGACAGGCAACCAATAGTTAACAGAAATATTATTTCCTGGAGCAGTTGATGCATGATCCTGTAATGTGAAAACAGTTGAAAAAATAAATACCAGTGAGCAATAGACATCCATGGCCTGATAGGGCCGTAGCCAAAAATAATTGCCTTCCTTAGAACAGGTGATGATTCAATTTCCTTTTGCCAAACAGGTTGCCATGCAGTATCTTCTATCAACCTGGACATTATGCAAAAGGTAAATATTCTGAATAGACTAGGACCTGGTTGGAAATATTCAAGACTTTCTGGTTATAATATGACTTCATCCATATTGCACAGAcgatacatataaataaataaataaataactcAACCACAGGGAGAAGATGACCCCTGGCTTTGTCTTTAAGAGGGGAGTACCAAACCCTTTAAGGAGGTACTCACACGACCTGCGAGCACCAGGGTTCGAGCCCAAGTGGATGATCTCTTAACTGAAGGCTCTACCAACCGAGCTATTACTCGGTTTTCCAGACAATACAAATATAAAAGTGTTTTCAGAGTTATGCTGTGATATATAAAGAATTTGCAGTATATCTGTTAACTGTGCATGGTGAATATTAAAGAACAAGTATAAGCATTAGATATGCTGGAGCAGGGATGAAATGTTATCAGTGAAATTGCTCATTTGCATTTCAAGGAATTAAATGAAATCGATATAAATCTTTCGATGGAAGTtgcaaaactgaaaaaaaattaagtccATCTGAAGTGcaataaaaaaactacaatAGGCCATAGAATGCTGTGGCAATAAGTGCACAAGCGGTGAAATATTGTTACAAAGCAATGCATGAAGGCAACACTTTTGCAAGATAAGTAGCAGTTTTACTACTTGAATCCCGAAGAGCATTTCTGAAGTCTAGACACCATTGGCGATTATTATACGAGGAGGAGGTATGTACATGTTTGTCTTGGCATGATGTCGGTCATGCTTAAATCTCCATGGTTCATAAGGAtatatcaatggcatgaatgctaAAGTTCCAACAATATCTTCCACCAGCTTATTCCTTGAAAATGATTTGTGGGCGCAATCATGACCTATAACAAAAAACTTTACAAAAACATCAATTAGAATGTGGATAAACCAGAGAGATAAAAACATGCGCACATGCAggcacatgcacatgcaagctTAGAGAGCAAGGGAGGGAGCTAACCCCGGTCGCTGCTGTGCCAGTCCATGCCCAAGCCAAGGGAAGAAGATACCATGGAGCTTTTGCAATAAAAAATAGTCCCAATGCATAAGAAGTAACTGATATTAAAACTGATGTCCAAGCTTTTATATCGTCGATTTCAAATACCTAGCAATAGCAAAAATTTACGTGAGAAGTGCACAGGAAACATCAAAGCATGCTGGTGTTGGCAGTTGGCACCTCTTTAGGTAGAGTATCCATGACATCTTTAAGAGTAACACTATCTGGTAGTTGTTCTCCAATTTGTGAGAATCCATAATCTTCAGCCATTTGCTTCCTTTTTCCCTCATCATCTAATATTGGTGGAGTAACAGGCAGTACTGCTGCTTGCAAACCTCCTCTTTGCTTCAATGGTAGAAAATGGTGGTAGTTTCTTCCG contains:
- the LOC133898502 gene encoding NADP-dependent glyceraldehyde-3-phosphate dehydrogenase-like, which produces MALAGTGVFAEILDGDVYRYYADGEWRSSASGKSVAIVNPTTRQTQYRVQACTQEEVNKVMETAKVVQKAWARTPLWKRAELLHKAAAILKEHKAPIAECLVKEIAKPAKDAVSEVVRSGDLVSYTAEEGVRILGEGKLLVSDSFPGNERNKYCLSSKIPLGVVLAIPPFNYPVNLAVSKIGPALIAGNALVLKPPTQGAVAALHMVHCFHLAGFPNGLISCVTGKGSEIGDFLTMHPGVNCISFTGGDTGIAISKKAGMVPLQMELGGKDACIVLEDADLDLVAANIVKGGFSYSGQRCTAVKVVLIMEAVADAVVQKVNAKLAKLKVGSPEDDSDITPVVTESSANFIEGLVMDAKEKGATFCQEYRREGNLIWPLLLDHVCPDMRIAWEEPFGPVLPVIRINSVEEGIHHCNASNFGLQGCVFTRDINKAILISDAMETGTVQINSAPARGPDHFPFQGLKDSGIGSQGITNSINMMTKVKSTVINLPSPSYTMG
- the LOC133898770 gene encoding omega-6 fatty acid desaturase, chloroplastic-like isoform X4, which encodes MATASGVSSGPVLQLPSLRVPAKSLLPRRTAAGVPAGNFFVKNDVVYNGRNYHHFLPLKQRGGLQAAVLPVTPPILDDEGKRKQMAEDYGFSQIGEQLPDSVTLKDVMDTLPKEVFEIDDIKAWTSVLISVTSYALGLFFIAKAPWYLLPLAWAWTGTAATGFFVIGHDCAHKSFSRNKLVEDIVGTLAFMPLIYPYEPWRFKHDRHHAKTNMLIEDTAWQPVWQKEIESSPVLRKAIIFGYGPIRPWMSIAHWLIWHFDLNKFRQNEVPRVKISLACVFAFMAIGWPLIILKTGLAGWFKFWFMPWMVYHFWMSTFTMVHHTAPHIPFKSSEEWNAAQAQLNGTVHCNYPRWIEILCHDINVHVPHHISPRIPSYNLRAAYDSIKQNWGKYVNEANWNWRLMKTILTRCHVYDKERYYVPFDELTPEESQPIKFLRKFMPDYA
- the LOC133898770 gene encoding omega-6 fatty acid desaturase, chloroplastic-like isoform X3, translated to MATASGVSSGPVLQLPSLRVGGRSSAFRVPAKSLLPRRTAAGVPAGNFFVKNDVVYNGRNYHHFLPLKQRGGLQAAVLPVTPPILDDEGKRKQMAEDYGFSQIGEQLPDSVTLKDVMDTLPKEVFEIDDIKAWTSVLISVTSYALGLFFIAKAPWYLLPLAWAWTGTAATGFFVIGHDCAHKSFSRNKLVEDIVGTLAFMPLIYPYEPWRFKHDRHHAKTNMLIEDTAWQPVWQKEIESSPVLRKAIIFGYGPIRPWMSIAHWLIWHFDLNKFRQNEVPRVKISLACVFAFMAIGWPLIILKTGLAGWFKFWFMPWMVYHFWMSTFTMVHHTAPHIPFKSSEEWNAAQAQLNGTVHCNYPRWIEILCHDINVHVPHHISPRIPSYNLRAAYDSIKQNWGKYVNEANWNWRLMKTILTRCHVYDKERYYVPFDELTPEESQPIKFLRKFMPDYA
- the LOC133898770 gene encoding omega-6 fatty acid desaturase, chloroplastic-like isoform X2 — its product is MATASGVSSGPVLQLPSLRVGGRSSAFRGVSSGPVLQLPSLRVPAKSLLPRRTAAGVPAGNFFVKNDVVYNGRNYHHFLPLKQRGGLQAAVLPVTPPILDDEGKRKQMAEDYGFSQIGEQLPDSVTLKDVMDTLPKEVFEIDDIKAWTSVLISVTSYALGLFFIAKAPWYLLPLAWAWTGTAATGFFVIGHDCAHKSFSRNKLVEDIVGTLAFMPLIYPYEPWRFKHDRHHAKTNMLIEDTAWQPVWQKEIESSPVLRKAIIFGYGPIRPWMSIAHWLIWHFDLNKFRQNEVPRVKISLACVFAFMAIGWPLIILKTGLAGWFKFWFMPWMVYHFWMSTFTMVHHTAPHIPFKSSEEWNAAQAQLNGTVHCNYPRWIEILCHDINVHVPHHISPRIPSYNLRAAYDSIKQNWGKYVNEANWNWRLMKTILTRCHVYDKERYYVPFDELTPEESQPIKFLRKFMPDYA
- the LOC133898770 gene encoding omega-6 fatty acid desaturase, chloroplastic-like isoform X1; translated protein: MATASGVSSGPVLQLPSLRVGGRSSAFRGVSSGPVLQLPSLRVGGRSSAFRVPAKSLLPRRTAAGVPAGNFFVKNDVVYNGRNYHHFLPLKQRGGLQAAVLPVTPPILDDEGKRKQMAEDYGFSQIGEQLPDSVTLKDVMDTLPKEVFEIDDIKAWTSVLISVTSYALGLFFIAKAPWYLLPLAWAWTGTAATGFFVIGHDCAHKSFSRNKLVEDIVGTLAFMPLIYPYEPWRFKHDRHHAKTNMLIEDTAWQPVWQKEIESSPVLRKAIIFGYGPIRPWMSIAHWLIWHFDLNKFRQNEVPRVKISLACVFAFMAIGWPLIILKTGLAGWFKFWFMPWMVYHFWMSTFTMVHHTAPHIPFKSSEEWNAAQAQLNGTVHCNYPRWIEILCHDINVHVPHHISPRIPSYNLRAAYDSIKQNWGKYVNEANWNWRLMKTILTRCHVYDKERYYVPFDELTPEESQPIKFLRKFMPDYA